A genomic region of Canis aureus isolate CA01 chromosome 16, VMU_Caureus_v.1.0, whole genome shotgun sequence contains the following coding sequences:
- the LIG3 gene encoding DNA ligase 3 isoform X3, which translates to MTLAFKILFPPTFRALRRKELCLFREPHHWPDIRQFSHWSERGLLHGSCLLQRRKPVLSFQEGSLRPRATCLVFVPGSHVGLCSGPCEMAEQRFCVDYAKRGTAGCKKCKEKIVKGVCRIGKVVPNPFSESGGDMKEWYHVKCMFEKLERARATTKKIEDLTELEGWEELEDNEKEQISQHIADLSSKATGTPKKKAVVQAKLTATGQVTSPVKGASFVTNTNPRKFSGFSAKPNNSGEARSSPTPKASLSSSRCDPKHKDCLLREFRKLCAMVAENPSYNTKTQIIQDFLRKGSAGDGFHGDVYLTVKLLLPGVIKSVYNLNDKQIVKLFSRIFNCNPDDMARDLEQGDVSETIRVFFEQSRSFPPAAKSLLTIQEVDKFLLQLSKLTKEDEQQQALQDIASRCTANDLKCIIRLIKHDLKMNSGAKHVLDALDPNAYEAFKASRNLQDVVERVLRNEQEVEKEPGQRRALSVQASLMTPVQPMLAEACKSIEHAMKKCPNGMFSEIKYDGERVQVHKNGDHFSYFSRSLKPVLPHKVAHFKDYIPQAFPGGHSMILDSEVLLIDTKTGKPLPFGTLGVHKKAAFQDANVCLFVFDCIYFNDVSLMDRPLSERRKFLHDNMVEIPNRIMFSEMKQVTKASDLVDMINRVIREGLEGLVLKDVKGTYEPGKRHWLKVKKDYLNEGAMADMADLVVLGAFYGQGSKGGMMSIFLMGCYDPSSQKWCTVTKCSGGHDDATLARLQKELDMVKISKDPSKIPNWLKINKIYYPDFIVPDPKKAAVWEITGAEFSRSEAHTADGISIRFPRCTRIRDDKDWKSATNLPQLKELYQLSKEKADFAVAAGEEGSSTTGGSSSGGENGGVSGPAGASKAKKVGGRPSSPNDRGGHKLIAKPSPVKVGQKRKAPDEASCPAKRWPAKEQRGRTMSAGRS; encoded by the exons ATGACTTTGGCTTTCAAGATCCTCTTCCCACCAACCTTCCGCGCACTCAGGCGAAAAGAATTGTGCCTGTTCCGAGAGCCACATCACTGGCCTGACATAAGACAGTTCAGCCATTGGTCAGAAAGAGGTCTGCTTCATGGGTCCTGCCTCCTCCAGAGAAGAAAGCCTGTTCTGTCATTCCAGGAAGGCAGTCTAAGACCACGTGCCACCTGCCTTGTTTTTGTGCCAGGGTCGCATGTGGGACTCTGCAGTGGGCCCTGTGAGATGGCTGAGCAACGGTTCTGTGTGGACTATGCCAAGCGTGGCACGGCTGGCtgcaaaaaatgcaaagaaaagattGTGAAAGGTGTATGCCGGATTGGCAAAGTGGTGCCCAATCCCTTCTCAGAGTCCGGGGGTGATATGAAAGAGTGGTATCACGTTAAATGCATGTTTGAGAAATTGGAGCGGGCCCGGGCCACCACAAAAAAAATTGAGGACCTCACAGAGCTGGAAGGCTGGGAAGAGCTGGAAGATAATGAGAAGGAACAGATAAGCCAGCACATTGCAG ATCTGTCTTCTAAGGCAACAGGAACACCAAAGAAGAAAGCTGTCGTCCAGGCTAAGCTGACAGCCACTGGCCAGGTGACCTCTCCAGTGAAAGGTGCCTCATTTGTCACCAATACCAATCCCCGGAAATTTTCTGGTTTTTCAG CCAAGCCCAACAACTCTGGGGAAGCCCGCTCAAGCCCTACCCCTAAGGCAAGTTTGTCCTCAAGCAGATGTGATCCCAAGCACAAGGATTGTCTGCTACGTGAGTTTCGGAAGCTGTGTGCCATGGTGGCTGAGAATCCTAGCTACAACACGAAGACCCAGATCATCCAGGACTTTCTTCGGAAAGGTTCAGCAGGAG ATGGTTTCCACGGTGACGTGTACCTAACAGTGAAGCTGCTGCTGCCGGGTGTTATTAAGAGTGTTTACAACTTGAATGATAAGCAGATTGTGAAGCTTTTCAGCCGCATTTTTAACTGCAACCCAGATGATATGGCACGGGACCTAGAGCAG GGCGACGTGTCAGAGACAATCAGAGTCTTCTTTGAGCAGAGCAGATCTTTCCCCCCAGCTGCCAAGAGCCTTCTTACCATCCAGGAGGTGGACAAATTCCTCCTTCAGCTCTCCAAGCTCACCAAGGAGGATGAGCAGCAACAGGCCCTGCAGGACATCGCCTCCAG GTGTACAGCCAATGACCTTAAGTGCATCATCAGATTGATCAAACACGATCTGAAGATGAACTCGGGTGCAAAACACGT GTTAGATGCCCTTGACCCCAATGCCTATGAAGCCTTCAAAGCCTCACGCAACCTGCAGGATGTGGTCGAGCGGGTCCTCCGCAACGAGCAGGAGGTGGAGAAGGAGCCAGGCCAGAGACGAGCTCTGAGTGTCCAGGCTTCCTTGATGACGCCAGTGCAGCCCATGCTG GCCGAGGCCTGCAAGTCCATCGAGCATGCGATGAAGAAGTGTCCTAACGGCATGTTTTCCGAGATCAAGTACGATGGGGAACGAGTCCAGGTGCATAAGAACGGGGATCACTTCAGCTACTTCAGCCGCAGCCTTAAGCCTGTGCTGCCTCACAAG GTGGCCCACTTTAAGGACTACATCCCCCAGGCTTTCCCTGGGGGCCACAGCATGATCTTGGACTCCGAGGTGCTCCTGATCGACACGAAGACAGGCAAACCGCTGCCCTTTGGGACTCTTGGAGTGCACAAG AAAGCTGCCTTCCAGGATGCTAAtgtctgcctttttgtttttgattgtATCTACTTCAATGATGTCAGTTTGATGGATAG GCCTCTCTCTGAGCGCCGGAAGTTTCTTCATGACAACATGGTGGAAATTCCCAACCGGATCATGTTCTCAGAAATGAAGCAAGTCACT AAAGCTTCAGACTTGGTCGACATGATAAACCGGGTCATCCGAGAGGGGCTGGAAGGGCTGGTGCTGAAGGACGTGAAG GGTACCTATGAGCCTGGAAAGCGGCACTGGCTGAAAGTGAAGAAAGACTATTTGAATGAGGGGGCCATGGCTGATATGGCGGACCTGGTGGTCCTTGGGGCCTTCTATGGGCAAGGGAGCAAAG GTGGCATGATGTCCATCTTCCTCATGGGCTGCTATGACCCAAGTAGCCAGAAGTGGTGCACGGTCACCAAGTGTTCAGGAGGCCATGATGATGCGACCCTTGCCCGCCTGCAGAAGGAACTGGACATGGTAAAGATCAGCAAG GATCCCAGCAAAATACCCAACTGGCTGAAAATCAACAAGATCTACTATCCTGACTTCATAGTCCCAGACCCAAAG AAAGCTGCTGTGTGGGAAATCACGGGGGCTGAGTTCTCCAGGTCTGAGGCTCACACGGCCGATGGGATCTCCATCCGATTCCCTCGTTGTACCCGGATCCGTGACGATAAGGACTGGAAATCTGCCACTAACCTTCCCCAGCTCAAG GAACTGTACCAGCTGTCCAAGGAGAAGGCAGACTTCGCTGTGGCGGCTGGAGAGGAGGGAAGCTCCACCACAGggggcagcagcagcggcggAGAGAACGGGGGTGTCTCGGGGCCTGCTGGGGCTAGCAAGGCCAagaaggtgggagggaggccGAGTAGCCCCAATGACAGAGGCG GCCACAAGTTGATAGCCAAACCTTCCCCTGTGAAAGTGGGGCAGAAGCGGAAGGCTCCCGAtgaggcttcatgcccagcaaaG AGGTGGCCGGCcaaggagcagagaggaagaacTATGTCAGCAGGCAGGAGCTAG